The genomic interval AAGCGTCATTGTTGTCAAGGATGCAAAGGCGTCAGACTGTTAGTGAAGCTCTTTTACGCCGCCTGGCGGAGCGGAGGAGAActgcgttttatttattaactcgCTTCCAAAAAGCCATAAAAACAATGTTGTTCACGCGGTAAAAATCACATGCATTTAATctgcttaaatatatatttatccgACGCGCCATAGTGTCGATATCACAAACGTGTCCCTTTTGACGATCTAGTTTACTGCAGACatataaactaaaaactatTCTAGTAGTCACAGCTTTAAGTAAAAGTATACATGCACGGCTGGCACATTACTCCACTTTAATAAACTTATTGTGAACATCTGAAATGCACTTTTGTCAACCGTTTGCACCAATTCAATTTTGTTTAGCAATTAAGGTGGCATGAGATAAAGCAGGCTATTTTAACACAAGAGGAAGTTACCTACGCCGATTTTTACAAAATAGATGGTCAAACACATTGGCTGCATCCCAAATGATGTAGGCCTACTGCTATGCATCATGCACACTTGCACTACTATATAGTTTGTGATGTATTTAATTCGTTTTGGATGACATCAGCCTAAACTTGACTTAAAATAAAGAGCAAATGTACATAATGACATACATGTGTTTTTGTCCTATGCACCATGATTCGATTTTATTGGATAAAAGATTAGAAACCTCTTGTACAGATGAGTTTATTGGAGACCATTACTTTGTACATGAAGCAATCCTTCACGTCACGATACACTCATTTCTTAACACTGAACTACATGATACtgaaaatgcttgttttgtgtTCTGAGCCCTGAGActgagacattaaaaaaaatgcaagcttTGGCCGATGAAGAGAAAAACGTTCTGCACAGCAACCCGTCTGTTGGAGGTGTGATATGCAGCTTTGTATCCGAGCACTAGGCTGAAGCATAGAAACGCTGCTCGTGTATAGGAAGATCAGAAAGCAGCATCTTAGCCATCGATTTTCAGGTCTTTGGCCACCAGCATGGCTGTAACGGGGTGCAGCGCTCCACGGTGCTCCTTAAAAGTCTTCACTGCCTCCTCGCTGTACTTGGAGAAGCTGTAAACTTCCCtaaaggagagagaggaggagcaAAGGAGGTCAGCAAGTGCACTTTATAGTGATGAGCTCTGGACACTCGGAAACAGAAGTGTTGCTCGCTGTAACAAGGAAATTACAAAACATCCTGTTCCTTTTGGCGCTTTTTTAACAAGCAAcccattttttgttgttttggtcaAACTCTGAActtctcaaaacaaacaaatgaatgcatttacttGAAGAGCGGGCGAGTGAATTTCATCCTGCCCTGTTCAGTGGCCATCTTCAGCGCCAGGGGGACGGCTTGCTCCCAGTGTGCCCTCACGCAGACGCGCAACCACCTGCACGAACAACCCATACCACGTCAAACTATGAAAGATGTAATACTCCAATAATTGACCACGTGGTGCTCACCTGAAGCGGACTTCTGCATTTTTAACGCAGTTCAGCTGGTAGACCTCCTGCATCTTCTTCACATGAGACAGAGGAAGGGGCTCCTGATGCAGGACAACATGAGgattaaacacacatttaaaagacTACTTCTGCTTTCAGTTCCCCTCTTTTGATCTGCAGCGCTAAACACGCTTGTGTTGCATCACTTAGAATCACTTACAAAGCTCTGCAACAACATACAGAGGCATTACAGACTAAATAAGAtttctacatttaaaacaacgaTACAATTAagctcaaaattaaaatatatatatatatatacacattatgtgtgtgtgtgtgtgtgtgtgtgtgtgtgtaaaaaaaaaaatctattaaaatctaatctaaaatgtacaaaataaaaaatgtagatgTCAAATTTGttcaaactaaatgaaatataaatttaaatgttaaattaaaagatcacatttatataaaaacaaacaccaaaATTGTAgttaactgtatttaaattataattaaataattacaaataaacatttaaaaaatcatgtttacgTGAAACtcattattgtaaattatatcTTTCCCCCcttattctttttcttcttgaCTTGATTCATCTTTGCTAGGATGTtcttgacaaaataaaatgtaggaCCCTCCTTCAATTTAGGAATCTTTCACCCGTTTCAACTTATTTAGTACCTCTTGGAGCAACAAAGCCACGAACTCGATGAGCTGAGGAGAGTTGAGTTTCTTCACATCTGCCTCGGTGAAACTTGCAAGGTCCTCTTCTTTTGCCTTAATAGAGAAAGAGGAAGTTATTTCGAGAAGCTTCAAAAACAGCGAAGGCTTTGGTGTGGTTTAGTAGGAGAAAGACTGACTTTCACCCATCTCTGGCACAGAGCAGTGCAGGCATCTGCCATAGTGGTATCATACCTGTGCACAAAGAGGACAAAGttaacatcacacacactcacacacacacacacacacacacacacacacacacacacacacacacacacacacacacacacacacacacacacacacacacacacacacacacacacacacacacacacacacacacacacacaccaaatgtGTGCTCACTGTGGTTTGACGGGAGGCATTCCTGGAGTGTGCATCCATCCATTCCAGTCCACTTTATTCAAGATGTCCACCTGCCAAGGAACAATCAGAGACATTTGAACAGGAAATAGAATTTTCTTTAGAATCCTCACAGGATATTGGATTCCGTCAGGAATGTTTCCAAATGACTAATTATACAACGTAACAAGAATTATGCATGTACATGTTCCAAGTACAGAAGGCAATAGTTCTCACCTTGTCTTTGAAGTAAGTGAACAGATAGTTCTTCCATTCCTCTGTGGTTACACTGCCATAGGCAAACAGCTGAATGTAAGACTTCACGAAACCCATGAAGACCTCTATAATTAAAAGGCAGAGGAAGGCCATTTTccttatacattatttttaaagacatatactgtacattgtaTATACACCATTATTTGACATATGTAGTcagatattaaaaattataacaattataattaacTTTTGGcttgctttaaatatttaatatattttataacattttttaattgtatgtaattatattttattgtttgtataattaaatgttacatcTGTTTAATGCCATGTGAGCATCTTATAGGCTGTTACCATGgctaactaattaaataaagtataacaaatacaataaaaaccattgaacaaagttatatatatatatatatatatatatatatatatatatatatatatatatatatatatatatatatatatatatatatatatatatatttttttttttttttttttttttaatgatgataaaaatttGCAAACTTGTGTATAATTCTTGTataaattatactaaattatACTATATAACTCCAAGTAAAAAACAGTccaataaaatatgtttgacaGAAAGGGGAATCTTGCAAAACATGCATTGAGAAGGGTCTgttaatattgtatatacattctgtcatcatggaacaaaatactatgaaagtcaatggatGCCATCCACTATTTGGTTTCCCACAATCTTCGAGATATATTCCTTTGTGCTAAACAGACGAAAGAAACCTTTAACTCTTGAGCACTTTAAAATGGGAGGGGAGAATTTACCTGGACCTCCCATCAGTTCCTCCAGATGATAAAGCAGAGCGAACCCTTTCTCGTAGGGCACAGAGGAGAAGGCTTCATCCGTGTCCACCTCATGCAGATTCGGGACCAGGTTTGTGAGCACGTTTTTCGCTCCAAACTGTTTAAcctacaaacaaatatataaaaaatacatcagcGACTTGCTTTGCTGATAAACTGCATGAGGAAATCTAGATAGAAAATCACCAAACAGAGCAAAACAGATTAATCGGGATCGGATAATAATCAATTGTAATTTCCTGCGAGATATCTGATAACAGTGTAAAATGTGTGCGTGACTTACAGACTCTTGAAGTTCTTTCCAGCCTCCGATGCCTTTAAACTGCCGGAGCTGTTCGCTCTCCATAGACCTGGCGATCATTCTCTCGATGTACACAGTGTGACCCTCATTCAACCTGCAGAGACAGACCTCGATTGTTACAGGGGTCATATCACAGAAAACCGGATCGATATTACAAGCGAAAGTGCGTCCGACTCACCAGAAATGCTCCCAGGTCCTATTAGTCACCAGGTTCCCCGTCCAGCTGTGTGAGATCTCGTGAGCAATGACCTGCAGCGAAaccaaataaatgtgatttagaACGAATTCACAGCCGTCAAGCTAAAAATGTTTGGTTGCACAGATGACTTACACCAGCGAGGGATCGGTCTCCAGCCTGAAAAACACAagttttattactttcatttatttttaaatattttattttttaccactTATGTGGCTCTGGTATATGTTTCTGTCAAATcaactaaataattaattataaaaacagatgtaTATTCTACAAACGTGAACAGAATTCAGGGTTATTACACTTTTTGACCAATGAATCTGTCGAACAAGAGAAATATGaagtgattaaatattttttttaaaagataaacttgtacaattatatataaatataacagatTATATAGAGACctatacagaaatatacaattaatacagaaatatgcattgcttagcattaaaatatataaaacataataatatataagtgtCTCGGCTGcattttaacaagaaaaatagtaataagcttatattgtcaaatattattagaaatctaaaacaactgttttatattgcattgtaatgtatttttttaaattgtgcaaaactaaatttttattAGCTATTACACCAGTTTTAAGTGTCACATAATCaagattttttcttcttttttttcttattattatcaatgctgaaaacaggactgctatttaaaacatttgttccaaaacaacaaatagaaatttcagatgaacattgtttattttactcTAAAGGCCTTTGgatcaattcaatgcatcctcattgaatgaaagcattcatttcttaacgaaaataaagttatttactCCAGACCTATATAATGTtgtaacacatttattaatatgcttTACACTATAAGTTCACAGTCTCCACAGACTGCGATTGAGAACCTGTTACTTTCAGTCTCTAAATGTGGCTTTGCATGTGTGAATGCATCTAATAGCTGCAGAAGTCTGCGTATTTGTATGAAGAGGAATAATACGGACCAGTACAGTAGGAGTGACAAATGTAAGGCAGGGGTTCTCCATGCCCCCGTAAGGAAAAGACGGAGGCAGCACCAGGACATCATACTGGCCCCACACATACGGCCCTGCCAGACTCTCAGCCGTCTTCAGCATGGTCTCAGTCTgacaaacacagaaagaaaacagcGTTCTCTGTAAGTCATAGCAAATTTCAAATGCATGTCACGATCTTCACACGTCTGACATACAGATGTG from Puntigrus tetrazona isolate hp1 chromosome 4, ASM1883169v1, whole genome shotgun sequence carries:
- the lta4h gene encoding leukotriene A-4 hydrolase, yielding MTPVSDHSSFSTLSKCATKHLNLIYHVDFDRHVLKGKVALTVEVLEDKFSSLTLDSKDLKIFKVSANGQAAQFTLGTKHKFKGSPLEITLPFELSRGQHVIVEIEYETSPSATALQWLTPKQTAGKKHPYLFSQCQATHCRTMVPCQDTPSVKHTYYAQVSVPRELVALMSALRDGQEPDPSDSSRVIYRFRQPVPMPSYLIAIVVGALESREIGPRSRVWSEKEYVDEAAFEFSETETMLKTAESLAGPYVWGQYDVLVLPPSFPYGGMENPCLTFVTPTVLAGDRSLAGVIAHEISHSWTGNLVTNRTWEHFWLNEGHTVYIERMIARSMESEQLRQFKGIGGWKELQESVKQFGAKNVLTNLVPNLHEVDTDEAFSSVPYEKGFALLYHLEELMGGPEVFMGFVKSYIQLFAYGSVTTEEWKNYLFTYFKDKVDILNKVDWNGWMHTPGMPPVKPQYDTTMADACTALCQRWVKAKEEDLASFTEADVKKLNSPQLIEFVALLLQEEPLPLSHVKKMQEVYQLNCVKNAEVRFRWLRVCVRAHWEQAVPLALKMATEQGRMKFTRPLFKEVYSFSKYSEEAVKTFKEHRGALHPVTAMLVAKDLKIDG